In the genome of Chryseobacterium culicis, the window CTGCACTTTCTTTGTCAATCTGATCCAGAACTTCATATTTGAAGTTGGGTTTTGACACAATCAGGTTCTTTATTGAAATAAGTCCGTTGGCCGTAGCATCAAGGATTTGAAAAATAGGTTTCAATGACTGGGTTTCCGGTTTTTTCTCCGGAATCATTTTAGCAGCATCGGTTCTGAAGTAATACCGCTTTCCTTCTTTTGGGAAAACGTATTCAAAAACGCCCATTATATTGTAAAGCGCTTCTGCTTCTTTGGTAAATTCTGTAATGGCAATTCTCCCTTCGTATTCTTCAAAAACTTTTTTAAGCAATGCTTTTGCCGGTCTTTTTTTTCTGTACTCGGGGTTTGCATACAACGTACTGAGCCACGCATATCGGATTTCTTTTCGATCAATGATAAAAGAATCCGGAAAACAGCCTACATAACCGATAAGTTTTTCTTCATAAAAAGCAAGAATAAGAAGTGTATCCTCGTCTGATGCCTTTGGATTCTGAATATGAGACTGGGCACGATGCTTTGTAATGGGAAGAAAATCATATTGCTGAAAATCTCCGGTTGATATAAAATCTTCCAGTTCTTTTCTGTTATATGTTTTCAGGGTTATCATTTTCTTATAATCATGTTTTTATTGATGAGCTTTTTCAGTCGGAAATAAGCCATTTCCTTTTTTAATATCTGTGCTCCGCTCTCTCCCATTTCCATTGGAATTCTCTGAAAATTTCTTTTTATACTGTCTAGTTTTATCCCAGCACATCCAAAGCTGCAGTAGATTTCCTCATTTTTATAGAGCTCATCAAAAAAGTCTTTCTTTACTTCAAAATCGGTAAACGGAAAGGCGAAACTTTCGTACAGGAAGCCATTTTCTTTTAAATAAGCAAAAGTCTTATCCGTTGTTTCCATCTGTTCTTTCAGAGATAAATCTCCATATTTCGGATGATCCCAGCTGTGCGAAGAAATTCCGAAGCCTTTACGGGTAAGTTCTTTTAATTCTGCTGTGGTTAAATAAGGCTTATATTCTTGGGAATATGCTTTAAAATCTATTTCAAATTTTTCTGCAAGCTGATCCAGAATATCTTTTTCCTGATAATTTATAGATAAAATTTTCTTTTGTAAAATGCTCCTGTCTGCGTTTTTCAGCGAAAAGATAAAATAAATTTCAGGATCTATGGTTTTTATTTTTTCAGCAGCATCCGCAAGCAAACTTGCCTTGCATCTGAACATCATCTCTTTATTGTCTATGAAAGCAGGATTGATAAAATTACAGGCATAAATTCCTTTACGCTCCAACACAGGCACCGCTACATCATAAAACTCTCTGAAGCCATCATCAAAAGTGAGCAAAGCAATCTTTTTTGCGGGTTTAAAATTTCCAGCTTTATATTCCTTGAATTCCTGCCAGTCGACAAACTGAAAATTCTTTGCCATATGATCCAGATCTTCTTCAAACTGTCTGGTATTCTTATAGCGGATCACATGTTTTAAATGAGGAAGTTCTTTGTCGGAAACACTGTGATAAAGTGGCAGACAGTAATCCAGCGGAAAAGATTTCCCGATATTTTCAGATTCGAAGGCTGCCAGTACATTGATGATCCTGTCTTTCATCTTATTTAAAATAAAAAAGAATCTATTTAAAACTCGGTTTAAATAGATTCTTAAAGATATAACTTTTAAAAATTATTTTATAATCTTCATTTCATCAACAAGCCACTTTGAGTCAGCGAACTTTTCGATGATGAAAAGGATATATTTCGTGTCTACCATGATGTTTCTGCTGAAACGAGGATCATAGTTGATATCACTCATTGTTCCTTCCCACTGTCTGTCGAAATTCAATCCAACAAGGTTTCCGTTGGCATCAAGAGCAGGGCTTCCTGAGTTTCCTCCGGTTGTGTGGTTGGTAGCAGTAAATCCTACAGGAACATCACCTGTTTTATCTTTATAGCTTCCGAAATCTTTTTTGTTGTAAAGATCAATCAGTTTCTTTGGAACATCAAATTCATAATCTCCAGGAACATATTTTTCCATTACTCCGGCAAGGTGAGTCTGGTATCCGTAAGAAACCGCATCTCTAGGAGTAGAACCTTTTACTTTACCATACGTTACACGAAGCGTAGAGTTCGCATCCGGGAAGAACTTTCTGTCTTTATCCGTCTGCATCTGCTGTGCCATGAACTTCTTCTGTAAAGCATCAATTTTTGCCTGAAGTGAAGTATACTGTGGATCAGCAGTTTTCATATAGGTTTCTCTCATAGAAACATACAGCTGATAAATAGGATCTTTCTTTAACGTTTTGATCAGTTTATCCTGATTAGAAAATGCTTTCTCAATATCTGCAGTCAATGCTCCTCCGTTTACCACAGTTCTTCCTGTGATAATAGAGTTTTTAGACATATCTTCCACTACTGGAATATTAGCATTCTCATCTTTATATTTATTGAATCCTGCTGGTAAAAACTGTGGTGCAGTTTTATTAACATATAAAGCCAATAACTTTGCGGTTACTTTAGCATCAAGCTCTGCACTGTAATCCTTATAGAAAGAAGTTAATTTTGATTTTAACTTTGAAAGTTCCTTCTCATCCATTCTTCCGGCTTCTACAGAAGCTACAAAATCATAATAATCACCGGCAAGTTTCAAAGTCTCTGCATTTCTGATTACTTCTGTATAATACGCATTGTTTAATGCATAAGGAGCCTGATCATTGTAAAGTTTATTCAACTGATCCAAAGTAGTCTTGATCTCCGGGTTTTTAGCCACCAAAGAACCTTCATACATTACTTTCTTTTCTACAGCATTGGATTTTTTCAATCCTTCTACTTCACCAATCCACTTTTTCCAGTAGTTAGCTACTGAAGCATATTTTGAAGCATATTTAATACGTGTTTCATTGTCAACACGCATCTTTTCGTCCAATGTTTTCAACGCAACATCACGTACCGCAATTCTTGCAGGATCAATATCCTTCATGATTTTCTCAACACCAACTGCAGGAAGATATTCTGTAGTTCTTCCCGGGAATCCGAATACAAAAGTAAAATCGTTCTCGTTTTTATCTTTTATAGAAACCGGTAAGTAGTGTTTAGGAACGTAAGGCACGTTATCTTTTGAATATTCTGCAGGTCGGTTATTCTTATCTGCATAGATTCTGAACATAGAGAAATCTCCGGTGTGTCTAGGCCAAACCCAGTTGTCTGTATCACTCCCGAATTTCCCGATGCTTTGAGGCGGTGCTCCTACAAGACGGATATCTTTATACGTTTCGATGGTATAAGCATAGTATTTGTTTCCATAATACATAGGTTTTACCATGATCGACTGGTAAGATTCAATTTTCTGAGAGTTTTTGTACACCTCAATATTGTTGTTGATCTTTTTAGTCAGTTCAGGCTCTGTAAGATTATCTGTTCCTTCTAAAATATGATCAGTAACTTCTTTTATATCTACAATAAAATCCACTTTTACTCCCGGATTAGGAAGCTCTCCTTCTGTATTTTTTGCCCAGAATCCATTCGAAAGAAGGTCATTCTGAACTGTAGAATGTGCCTGAATCTGCCCAAAACCACAGTGATGGTTCGTTAAAAGCAATCCTTTAGGCGAAATAATTTCTGCAGTACATCCGCCGTTAAACTGTACAACCGCATCCTTAATGCTTGGCTTCTGAGGATTGAAAATATCTTTTGCAGAAATCTTCATTCCTAAATCCTTCATTTCCTTTTCATTCAGCTCTGTAGGAATCCACATTCCTCCATATTGTTGCGCAAATGCCATTGCAGCCGGCAAAAGAAATACAGATAAAAGTATCTTTTTTGTCATAATCAAAATTTTGCCCCAATTTACGAAGAAAAATAAGAATAGACTTTATAAAACGGGCGGAAAAGTTGTTAAGAGTAGATTTTTGTAAAAAGTAAAATGTATTAATGAAGGAAAAGCAGAAAATTCATTTAATGTATAAAATAAACCAGAACCGTATACTGACAACTATCAACTATCAACCAGCAACATTAAACGTTAAACATTAAACTTTAAACATTAAGCTCCCACCTCCCTCTGGCTTAATTTTTGTTTATTGGAAGTAACTTTATTATTAAAAACATACTTAAATTATTTATTATGATGAAAAGCAAAATGCTCATGTTGGGAATGGTATCAACTCTATTTTTAGCTTCATGTACTAAAAAAGAAACCACTGAAACAACGGCTAACACAGATTCTGCAACAGCAGTTCAGCCTGTAGCTGCAGACAGCATCACTAAAGCAACGCCTACAGCTGCGGGTGACACCTCTGAAAATGCATTGGACTGGGCCGGTACGTATGAAGCAACTGTTCCATGTGCTGACTGTCCGGGAATCAAGACTTCTTTAACATTGAACAATGATAAAACATTCAGCATTACTGAAGAATATCTTGACAGAAATTCAAAGAACCAGGATAAAGGAACTTTTGCATGGGATGCTACAGGAAGTATGATTACGTTAAAAGGCAAATCAGCCAATTATAAATATAAGGTTGGAGAGAATATGCTGATCCAGCTGGATATGGAAGGAAAAGAGATTGACGGTCCCAACAAGGATCTTTACATTTTCAAGAAAAAATAAAAATAAAGGCTCAGGCCTTTATTTTTTTGCTTTTATCCGTTAAAACTGATAGGCTGAGATCTTGGGATCATCTATCAGCCGTTTGATGATTTCTTCATGATGAATATTTTTTCCTGTCAGTCTCCAGATAACGGTTAGATTTCCCGTTGAATATTGTTGTTTAAGCATCTGATATCTTAAATGATGGCCTTTGAAGATCGTCTCACAATACTGAATATCCTCCGCATTCGTTAAAGCAATCTTATATTCTCTTACTTTATTATAATTATCAATAAAGCTCTGAAGATAGGTTAAGGCACTCAGAACAATCAAAACCAAAGCAGTTCCCAACAATGCAATATAAACATAGCCGGAACCTACAGCCATTCCAATAGAAGCTGTGGCCCAAATGGTTGTTGCGGTAGTAATTCCTTCAATTTTATTATCTCCTTTAAAAATAACGCCTGCTCCCAGAAACCCGATTCCCGTAATGATATTGGCTGCAAGACGATCGGGATTGGCAACCCCTATTTTTATAGAAAGTATCGTAAACAGGCAGGCACCGAAACACACCAGAATAAAAGTTCTGAGACCGGCAGATTTATTACGGTATTCACGTTCAGCACCAATGAACAGTCCTAAAATAACAGAAATAAGGATAAGCAGCAATTCATTTTTAATAGCATAATGATCCTGAAGAAAATCCATTTTTTAAAATTTAAACTAAGAATAAATTTACAATAAATTACCATTAAGGAACTATTTTTGCTGCGCAGATTTTGTGTTGTCACCCCAAAAAATTTATTTCACGAAAAAACTTTTGTAATATTACATTTTAATAGTAACCATTCTCTTATATAAAAGAATTACCAAAGACAATCAACAAAGAGACTGTAATAGAAATACCCTATGAAAAAC includes:
- a CDS encoding GNAT family N-acetyltransferase, yielding MITLKTYNRKELEDFISTGDFQQYDFLPITKHRAQSHIQNPKASDEDTLLILAFYEEKLIGYVGCFPDSFIIDRKEIRYAWLSTLYANPEYRKKRPAKALLKKVFEEYEGRIAITEFTKEAEALYNIMGVFEYVFPKEGKRYYFRTDAAKMIPEKKPETQSLKPIFQILDATANGLISIKNLIVSKPNFKYEVLDQIDKESADFINGFSGRRDADEINTFINHPWVLEGEKDEKYLFSSFADTFKYFWIKIFDQDQKIKACLLLQLRDGYLKIPYFFPNGDADEVVRFLNYFIVTHKVKGFTSYQTVLNKEIQQSKGLSPIYERDFTRAYLFHKNLLKLLPDNFNPNYQDGDGDCMMT
- a CDS encoding polysaccharide deacetylase family protein; this encodes MKDRIINVLAAFESENIGKSFPLDYCLPLYHSVSDKELPHLKHVIRYKNTRQFEEDLDHMAKNFQFVDWQEFKEYKAGNFKPAKKIALLTFDDGFREFYDVAVPVLERKGIYACNFINPAFIDNKEMMFRCKASLLADAAEKIKTIDPEIYFIFSLKNADRSILQKKILSINYQEKDILDQLAEKFEIDFKAYSQEYKPYLTTAELKELTRKGFGISSHSWDHPKYGDLSLKEQMETTDKTFAYLKENGFLYESFAFPFTDFEVKKDFFDELYKNEEIYCSFGCAGIKLDSIKRNFQRIPMEMGESGAQILKKEMAYFRLKKLINKNMIIRK
- a CDS encoding S46 family peptidase, whose amino-acid sequence is MTKKILLSVFLLPAAMAFAQQYGGMWIPTELNEKEMKDLGMKISAKDIFNPQKPSIKDAVVQFNGGCTAEIISPKGLLLTNHHCGFGQIQAHSTVQNDLLSNGFWAKNTEGELPNPGVKVDFIVDIKEVTDHILEGTDNLTEPELTKKINNNIEVYKNSQKIESYQSIMVKPMYYGNKYYAYTIETYKDIRLVGAPPQSIGKFGSDTDNWVWPRHTGDFSMFRIYADKNNRPAEYSKDNVPYVPKHYLPVSIKDKNENDFTFVFGFPGRTTEYLPAVGVEKIMKDIDPARIAVRDVALKTLDEKMRVDNETRIKYASKYASVANYWKKWIGEVEGLKKSNAVEKKVMYEGSLVAKNPEIKTTLDQLNKLYNDQAPYALNNAYYTEVIRNAETLKLAGDYYDFVASVEAGRMDEKELSKLKSKLTSFYKDYSAELDAKVTAKLLALYVNKTAPQFLPAGFNKYKDENANIPVVEDMSKNSIITGRTVVNGGALTADIEKAFSNQDKLIKTLKKDPIYQLYVSMRETYMKTADPQYTSLQAKIDALQKKFMAQQMQTDKDRKFFPDANSTLRVTYGKVKGSTPRDAVSYGYQTHLAGVMEKYVPGDYEFDVPKKLIDLYNKKDFGSYKDKTGDVPVGFTATNHTTGGNSGSPALDANGNLVGLNFDRQWEGTMSDINYDPRFSRNIMVDTKYILFIIEKFADSKWLVDEMKIIK
- a CDS encoding copper resistance protein NlpE encodes the protein MMKSKMLMLGMVSTLFLASCTKKETTETTANTDSATAVQPVAADSITKATPTAAGDTSENALDWAGTYEATVPCADCPGIKTSLTLNNDKTFSITEEYLDRNSKNQDKGTFAWDATGSMITLKGKSANYKYKVGENMLIQLDMEGKEIDGPNKDLYIFKKK
- a CDS encoding MgtC/SapB family protein: MDFLQDHYAIKNELLLILISVILGLFIGAEREYRNKSAGLRTFILVCFGACLFTILSIKIGVANPDRLAANIITGIGFLGAGVIFKGDNKIEGITTATTIWATASIGMAVGSGYVYIALLGTALVLIVLSALTYLQSFIDNYNKVREYKIALTNAEDIQYCETIFKGHHLRYQMLKQQYSTGNLTVIWRLTGKNIHHEEIIKRLIDDPKISAYQF